The following are encoded together in the Brassica napus cultivar Da-Ae chromosome A9, Da-Ae, whole genome shotgun sequence genome:
- the LOC106365527 gene encoding bifunctional protein FolD 4, chloroplastic, which yields MASMMFTDCSSMSSTLLHVNGRRGAILFRHCVGQLRLRSTASARGCSISIRCSSSPSSATSIDGKAVAKTIRDEITVDVSRMKESIGVVPGLAVILVGDRKDSATYVRNKKKACDSVGIKSLEVRLAEDCSEEQVLKSISCFNDDPSIHGILVQLPLPSHMDEQNILNAVSIEKDVDGFHPLNIGRLAMRGREPLFVPCTPKGCIELLHRYNVEIKGKRAVVIGRSNIVGMPAALLLQREDATVSIIHSRTKNPEEITREADIIIAAVGQPNMVRGSWIKPGAVIIDVGINPVDDPNAPRGYRLVGDVCYEEACQIASAITPVPGGVGPMTIAMLLSNTLISAKRIHNFE from the exons ATGGCTTCTATGATGTTCACCGATTGCTCCTCCATGTCCTCAACTCTCTTACACGTTAACGGCCGCAGAGGCGCCATTCTCTTCCGTCACTGCGTCGGCCAGCTCCGCCTCCGGAGCACTGCCTCTGCCCGTGGCTGCTCCATCTCCATCCGCTGCTCCTCTTCTCCCTCTTCTGCCACTTCAa TTGATGGGAAGGCTGTGGCAAAAACCATTAGAGATGAGATCACAGTCGATGTTTCGAGGATGAAGGAATCTATCGGCGTGGTTCCTGGATTAGCCGTGATTCTTGTCGGTGACAGGAAAGATTCGGCAACTTATGTGAGgaacaagaagaaagcttgTGACTCCGTTGGAATCAAATCGTTGGAAGTTCGTCTAGCTGAAGATTGCTCCGAGGAACAAGTGTTGAAATCCATCTCGTGCTTCAACGATGATCCATCTATCCATGGAATCCTTGTTCAGTTGCCTCTTCCATCG CATATGGATGAGCAGAACATTTTGAATGCGGTTAGTATAGAGAAGGATGTTGATGGGTTTCATCCGCTAAATATTGGACGACTTGCCATGCGTGGTAGAGAGCCGTTATTCGTTCCGTGTACTCCTAAGGGGTGCATTGAGCTGTTGCATAGATACAACGTTGAGATCAAAGGGAAAAGAGCTGTTGTTATCGGAAGGAGTAACATCGTCGGTATGCCAGCTGCTCTGTTACTGCAG AGGGAGGATGCGACTGTTTCTATCATCCATTCAAGAACCAAGAACCCTGAAGAAATCACTCGGGAAGCTGATATCATAATTGCAGCGGTTGGGCAACCAAACATGGTTAGAGGGAGCTGGATTAAACCGGGTGCAGTCATTATTGATGTTGGGATTAATCCTGTCGAC GATCCAAATGCTCCGCGTGGTTATCGTTTGGTTGGAGACGTGTGTTACGAGGAGGCTTGCCAAATTGCATCAGCTATCACACCTGTACCTGGTGGTGTAGGACCAATGACCATAGCTATGCTTCTGTCCAATACCCTGATATCGGCAAAGAGAATTCACAACTTCGAGTGA
- the LOC125577642 gene encoding digalactosyldiacylglycerol synthase 2, chloroplastic-like, translating to MMMKQQQQQQQQKQHIAIFTTASLPWLTGTAVNPLFRAAYLAKDGQRRVTLVIPWLTLNHQLLVYPNNITFASPSHQEAYVRRWLEDRVSFPLSFEIRFYPGKFATDKRSILPVGDISDTIPDEEADIAVLEEPEHLTWFHHGRKWKTKFNYVIGIVHTNYLEYVKREKQGRLKAFLLKYLNSWVVGIYCHKVIRLSDATQEYPKSIVCNVHGVNPKFLEIGLKKLEQQKLQEQPFTKGAYYIGKMVWSKGYKELLKLLKKHQKELAGLEVDLYGSGEDSEEIKQAARKLDLTVNVYPGRDHADPLFHNYKVFLNPSTTDVVCTTTAEALAMGKIVVCADHTSNEFFKQFPNCRVYDDGKGFVRATLKALGEQPSQLTEQQRHELSWEAATQRFIRASDLNRLARVDSNLSKKSLFASSSISVGKNLEDMSAYIHFLASGFETSRTAFGAIPGSLQPDEELCKDLGLTLKTPSRNSLKED from the exons atgatgatgaaacagcaacaacagcagcagcagcagaaaCAGCACATTGCAATCTTTACGACAGCTAGTCTTCCGTGGCTTACGGGAACTGCTGTTAATCCTCTCTTCCGTGCTGCCTACCTTGCTAAAGACGGTCAAAGACGTGTCACTTTGGTCATTCCTTGGCTCACTCTCAACCACCAGCTCCTTGTCTACCCTAATAACATCACTTTCGCTTCCCCTTCCCACCAAGAAGCTTATGTCCGTCGCTGGCTTGAGGACAGAGTCTCGTTTCCTTTAAGTTTTGAGATTCGTTTCTATCCAGGAAAG TTTGCTACAGACAAAAGAAGTATTCTTCCTGTTGGGGACATATCGGATACCATTCCTGACGAAGAGGCAGACATTGCCGTCCTTGAGGAGCCTGAGCATCTCACATGGTTTCATCATGGCAGAAAATGGAAAACCAAATTCAACTACGTCATAGGGATCGTGCACACAAACTACTTGGAATACGtaaagagagagaaacaagGCCGCCTCAAAGCATTTCTCCTCAAGTACTTAAACAGCTGGGTTGTTGGCATTTACTGCCACAAG GTGATTAGATTATCGGATGCGACTCAAGAATACCCTAAATCTATAGTCTGCAACGTTCACGGTGTCAACCCCAAATTTCTAGAGATTGGTTTGAAAAAACTAGAACAGCAGAAGCTCCAGGAGCAGCCCTTCACAAAAGGGGCATACTACATTGGCAAGATGGTCTGGAGCAAAGGGTACAAGGAGCTTCTTAAACTACTTAAGAAACACCAAAAGGAACTTGCTGGTTTAGAGGTTGATTTATACGGCAGTGGAGAGGACTCTGAAGAGATCAAACAAGCAGCTCGAAAACTTGACCTGACGGTTAATGTTTACCCAGGACGTGATCACGCCGACCCTTTATTTCACAA CTATAAAGTGTTTCTAAACCCCAGCACGACAGACGTGGTCTGCACAACAACTGCAGAAGCCTTGGCGATGGGGAAAATAGTAGTATGCGCAGATCACACATCAAACGAGTTCTTCAAACAGTTTCCCAACTGCAGAGTCTACGACGATGGGAAGGGTTTTGTTAGAGCCACACTCAAGGCACTTGGGGAACAACCATCACAACTAACAGAGCAGCAGAGGCATGAACTATCATGGGAAGCTGCTACACAACGGTTTATAAGAGCCTCGGATCTTAACAGGTTAGCAAGAGTTGATTCCAACTTGTCAAAGAAAAGTCTGTTTGCGTCATCTTCTATAAGTGTGGGGAAAAACTTGGAGGACATGTCTGCGTATATACACTTCTTGGCGTCTGGGTTTGAAACTTCAAGAACAGCGTTTGGTGCAATCCCTGGAAGCTTGCAGCCAGATGAAGAGTTGTGCAAAGATCTTGGCTTGACTCTCAAGACCCCTTCCCGGAATAGTCTCAAGGAAGATTGA
- the LOC106434956 gene encoding NAD-dependent malic enzyme 2, mitochondrial, protein MMWRNIAGFSKAAAAAARTHGSRRYLSSAIPGPCIVHKRGADILHDPWFNKDTGFPLTERDRLGLRGLLPPRVISFEQQYARFIESFRSLERNTQGQPDNVVSLAKWRILNRLHDRNETLYYRVLIDNIKDFAPIIYTPTVGLVCQNYSGLYRRPRGMYFSAKDKGEMMSMIYNWPAHQVDMIVITDGSRILGLGDLGVQGIGIPIGKLDMYVASAGINPQRVLPIMLDVGTNNQKLLQNPLYLGLRQPRLEGEEYLEIVDEFMEAAFTRWPKAVVQFEDFQAKWAFETLDRYRKKFCMFNDDVQGTAGVALAGLLGTVRAQGRPLSDFVNQKIVVVGAGSAGLGVTKTAVQAVARMAGISFAEATKNFYLIDKDGLVTTERSKLDPAVVPFAKNPAEIREGASIVEVVKTVRPHVLLGLSGVGGIFNEEVLKAMRESDSCKPAIFAMSNPTLNAECTAADAFKHAGENIVFGSGSPFENVQLENGSVGHVNQANNMYLFPGIGLGTLLSGARIVTDGMLLAAAECLASYMTDEEVQKGILYPSINNIRHITAEVGAAVLRAAVTDDIVEGHGDVGPRDLSHMSKEETVDYITRNMWFPIYSPLVHEK, encoded by the exons ATGATGTGGAGGAACATTGCTGGCTTCTCCAAGGCTGCTGCTGCGGCGGCAAGAACCCACGGATCTCGGCGGTACTTGTCTTCGGCGATTCCTGGTCCTTGCATCGTCCACAAGCGTGGTGCCGATATCCTCCACGATCCATGGTTTAACAAG GACACAGGTTTTCCATTGACTGAGAGAGATAGATTGGGGCTAAGAGGCTTGCTTCCTCCTCGTGTTATCTCCTTTGAACAGCAATATGCCCGTTTCA TTGAGTCCTTTCGGTCGCTAGAGAGGAACACGCAAGGGCAGCCAGACAACGTTGTCTCATTAGCTAAGTGGAGGATTCTCAATAGGTTGCATGATCGTAACGAGACTTTGTACTACCGA GTCCTTATTGATAACATCAAAGACTTTGCTCCAATCATATACACACCGACGGTTGGACTGGTTTGTCAGAACTATTCCGGTTTGTATAGAAGACCCAGAGGAATGTACTTCAGTGCCAAAGACAAAGGAGAGATGATGTCTATGATCTACAACTGGCCTGCTCATCAGGTTGATATGATCGTCATCACTGATGGTAGCCGTATCCTTGGCTTAGGAGACCTTGGAGTCCAGGGTATTGGGATTCCTATTGGCAAGCTCGACATGTATGTGGCTTCTGCAGGAATCAATCCACAGAGA GTTTTGCCAATTATGTTGGATGTCGGCACCAATAATCAAAAGCTCCTACAGAATCCTCTCT ATTTAGGACTCAGACAACCTAGGTTGGAAGGAGAGGAGTACCTTGAGATTGTTGATGAGTTTATGGAAGCTGCATTCACACGTTGGCCTAAGGCCGTCGTtcag TTCGAAGATTTCCAAGCGAAATGGGCTTTTGAAACTTTGGATAGATATCGGAAGAAGTTTTGCATGTTCAATGATGATGTCCAG GGAACTGCTGGTGTTGCTCTCGCTGGACTATTGGGAACTGTAAGAGCTCAAGGTCGTCCTTTGTCAGACTTTGTTAACCAAAAGATTGTTGTGGTTGGAGCTGGAAG TGCCGGGCTCGGTGTAACAAAGACGGCAGTACAGGCGGTTGCGAGAATGGCAGGCATCAGCTTCGCTGAAGCAACGAAAAACTTTTACCTGATAGATAAAGAT GGTCTTGTCACCACGGAGAGGTCAAAACTTGACCCAGCAGTTGTACCTTTTGCCAAAAATCCAGCTGAGATACGTGAGGGAGCAAGTATCGTTGAAGTG GTGAAGACAGTGAGGCCACATGTACTTCTTGGTTTATCTGGAGTTGGTGGCATCTTCAATGAAGAA GTTCTCAAGGCAATGCGAGAATCTGATTCATGCAAGCCCGCCATTTTTGCTATGTCCAATCCCACCTTGAAtg CCGAGTGCACTGCTGCTGATGCATTTAAGCACGCCGGAGAAAACATAGTCTTTGGAAGCGGAAGCCCATTTGAAAACGTTCAACTTG AGAATGGTAGTGTTGGGCATGTGAACCAGGCCAACAACATGTACCTATTCCCCGG GATCGGGTTAGGGACTCTTCTATCTGGTGCGCGTATTGTAACTGATGGAATGCTGCTAGCAGCTGCTGAATG CCTTGCATCCTACATGACTGACGAAGAAGTCCAAAAAGGCATCCTTTACCCTTCAATCAACAA CATCCGACACATAACAGCAGAGGTTGGGGCGGCTGTTCTAAGAGCTGCTGTTACTGACGACATTGTAGAAGGACATGGGGATGTTGGTCCCAGAGATCTCAGTCACATGTCTAAG GAGGAGACAGTGGATTACATCACACGCAACATGTGGTTCCCAATTTACAGCCCTCTCGTGCACGAGAAATAG
- the LOC125577644 gene encoding uncharacterized protein LOC125577644, with protein MGGAGGEGGGDFRAKVWSMSGGPYCRPKHWRRNTAFAMLGVFLVCIPIAMKSAELEQRPHMPVRPIPSQIWCKNFGTKDDYEKEH; from the exons ATGGGAGGAGCTGGAGGAGAAGGAGGCGGCGATTTCAGAGCCAAAGTATGGAGCATGTCTGGTGGGCCTTACTGCAGGCCCAAGCACTGGCGTCGCAACACCGCCTTTGCGATGCTCGGCGTTTTCCTTGTCTGCATCCCCATTGCCATGAAGTCTGCCGAGCTCGAG CAAAGGCCGCACATGCCCGTACGTCCAATTCCTTCTCAGATTTGGTGCAAGAACTTTGGAACCAAGGACGATTACGAAAAAGAGCATTAA